Proteins from one Campylobacter concisus genomic window:
- the dnaK gene encoding molecular chaperone DnaK: MSKVIGIDLGTTNSCVSVFERGESKVIPNKEGKNTTPSVVAFTDKGEILVGDVAKRQAVTNPEKTIYSIKRIMGLMSNEKNAEEAKSRLPYHVVDRNGACAVEIAGKIYTPQEISAKILIKLKEDAEAYLGEKVTDAVITVPAYFNDSQRKATKEAGTIAGLNVLRIINEPTAAALAYGLDKKEAEKILVYDLGGGTFDVTVLETGDNIVEVLATGGNAFLGGDDFDNKIIDWLVSEFKNENGIDLKGDIMALQRLKEAAENAKKELSSAQETEINLPFITADATGPKHLVKKLTRAKFEGMIDSLVGETITKINEVTKDAGLNKSDIKEVVMVGGSTRVPLVQEEVKKAFGKELNKSVNPDEVVAIGAAIQGAVIKGDVKDVLLLDVTPLSLGIETLGGVMTKIIEKGTTIPTKKSQVFSTAEDNQSAVTIMVLQGEREFARDNKSLGNFNLEGIPAAPRGVPQIEVEFDIDANGILTVSAKDKATGKAQNITISGSSGLSEEEINNMVKDAELHKEEDKKRKDAVEARNQADALVHQTEKSMSELGEKVPADDRSNIEAALNDLKEVLKDENSSKEQIDAKVEALSKASHKLAEAMYKKDENAGANGGNNKKDDDVIDAEVE, encoded by the coding sequence ATGTCAAAAGTTATAGGTATAGACTTAGGTACAACAAACTCTTGTGTGAGCGTTTTTGAGCGCGGCGAGAGCAAAGTTATCCCAAACAAAGAGGGTAAAAACACGACTCCATCAGTTGTTGCTTTCACAGACAAAGGTGAAATTCTAGTAGGTGACGTTGCAAAACGTCAAGCAGTTACAAACCCTGAAAAGACGATATATTCTATCAAACGTATCATGGGTTTGATGAGTAATGAAAAAAATGCTGAAGAGGCAAAAAGCCGCTTGCCATATCACGTCGTAGATAGAAACGGCGCTTGCGCAGTTGAGATCGCTGGCAAGATCTATACTCCACAAGAAATTTCAGCAAAAATTCTTATCAAGCTAAAAGAAGACGCTGAAGCATACCTTGGTGAAAAGGTAACAGATGCGGTTATTACCGTACCTGCATACTTTAACGACAGCCAAAGAAAGGCTACAAAAGAGGCTGGAACGATCGCGGGACTAAACGTACTTCGTATCATCAACGAGCCAACAGCTGCAGCGCTTGCTTATGGTCTTGATAAAAAAGAGGCTGAGAAAATTTTAGTTTATGACCTAGGCGGTGGTACATTTGACGTTACAGTGCTAGAGACTGGTGATAATATCGTTGAAGTTTTGGCAACTGGCGGTAACGCATTCTTAGGTGGTGATGACTTTGATAACAAGATAATCGACTGGCTAGTAAGCGAGTTTAAAAACGAAAATGGTATCGATCTAAAAGGCGATATCATGGCACTTCAACGCTTAAAAGAAGCTGCTGAAAATGCTAAAAAAGAGCTAAGCTCAGCTCAAGAGACTGAGATAAATTTACCATTTATCACAGCTGATGCAACTGGTCCAAAACACCTTGTTAAAAAGCTAACTCGTGCTAAATTTGAGGGCATGATCGACTCACTTGTGGGTGAGACTATTACTAAGATAAACGAGGTAACAAAAGATGCTGGTTTAAATAAAAGCGACATCAAAGAGGTCGTAATGGTCGGTGGTTCAACTCGTGTGCCACTCGTTCAAGAAGAGGTCAAAAAGGCATTTGGTAAAGAGCTAAATAAGAGCGTGAACCCAGATGAAGTCGTAGCTATCGGTGCTGCGATCCAAGGTGCGGTTATAAAAGGCGACGTAAAAGACGTGCTACTTCTTGACGTAACTCCGCTTAGCCTTGGTATCGAAACACTTGGCGGCGTGATGACAAAGATCATCGAAAAAGGTACAACCATACCAACTAAGAAAAGCCAAGTCTTCTCAACTGCTGAAGATAATCAAAGTGCGGTTACTATTATGGTTTTACAAGGTGAGCGTGAGTTTGCAAGAGATAATAAATCACTTGGAAATTTCAACCTTGAAGGCATCCCAGCAGCTCCAAGAGGTGTTCCTCAAATAGAAGTTGAGTTTGACATCGACGCAAACGGAATTTTAACCGTTTCAGCAAAAGATAAAGCAACTGGCAAAGCTCAAAATATCACTATCTCTGGATCAAGCGGCTTAAGCGAAGAAGAGATAAACAATATGGTAAAAGATGCTGAGCTTCATAAAGAAGAAGACAAAAAGCGCAAAGACGCAGTTGAAGCTAGAAACCAGGCTGACGCACTAGTTCATCAAACTGAAAAGAGTATGAGTGAGCTTGGCGAGAAGGTCCCAGCTGATGATAGAAGCAACATCGAAGCTGCGCTAAACGATCTAAAAGAGGTCTTAAAAGATGAAAATTCTTCAAAAGAGCAAATCGATGCAAAAGTAGAAGCTCTAAGCAAGGCCAGCCACAAACTAGCAGAAGCTATGTATAAAAAAGATGAAAACGCTGGAGCAAACGGCGGAAATAATAAAAAAGACGACGACGTTATAGACGCTGAAGTCGAGTAA
- the grpE gene encoding nucleotide exchange factor GrpE, which yields MSEEVKEQNLPEVEPVQELANDSVNLDALGDISKVEKLEKELGEITDKYYRANAEFENIKKRYEKEKTDVANYANEKFARDLLPVIDALEIAANFDPEDDEFAKKIKEGILITINQFKKCFEKHGVSEIPTDTEFDPSVHNAVLRVDSEEKQSGQIVQALQKGYMINGRVLRPAMVSVAN from the coding sequence GTGAGCGAAGAGGTAAAAGAGCAAAACCTACCTGAGGTTGAGCCTGTGCAAGAACTAGCTAATGATAGTGTAAATTTGGACGCACTTGGCGATATTTCAAAGGTTGAAAAACTTGAAAAAGAGCTCGGAGAAATAACTGATAAATATTATAGAGCAAATGCTGAGTTTGAAAATATCAAAAAGCGTTATGAAAAAGAAAAGACAGACGTTGCAAACTATGCAAATGAGAAATTTGCTAGGGACTTGCTACCAGTCATCGATGCTCTTGAGATCGCTGCAAATTTTGATCCAGAAGATGATGAATTTGCTAAAAAGATCAAAGAGGGCATTTTGATAACTATAAATCAGTTTAAAAAATGCTTTGAAAAGCATGGCGTAAGCGAGATACCAACTGATACTGAGTTTGATCCAAGCGTGCATAATGCTGTTTTAAGGGTCGATAGCGAAGAGAAGCAGAGTGGTCAAATCGTGCAAGCTTTGCAAAAAGGCTATATGATAAATGGTAGGGTTTTGCGCCCAGCTATGGTCAGTGTAGCAAACTAA
- a CDS encoding trehalose-6-phosphate synthase — translation MYLFFLITHLICAIVFIGYVFFDVCIYPFAKKTVDAKTLEIVKKAYTKGSAKVFGTAFLLLLISGAYMAKDYFGGELGWWQSNFQKLLLVKIFVLLIMCLVTFISVFNVVILKKPDPFGKFSHLIALVLCLIMVILAKVMWWA, via the coding sequence ATGTATTTATTTTTTTTGATTACTCATTTAATTTGTGCCATTGTATTTATAGGATACGTTTTTTTCGATGTTTGCATATATCCGTTTGCTAAAAAAACGGTTGATGCTAAAACCCTTGAAATAGTTAAAAAGGCCTACACAAAAGGCAGTGCAAAGGTTTTTGGCACAGCATTTTTATTGCTTTTAATAAGTGGCGCTTATATGGCAAAAGACTATTTTGGAGGTGAGCTTGGCTGGTGGCAAAGCAACTTTCAAAAGCTACTGCTTGTAAAAATTTTTGTTTTACTCATAATGTGCCTTGTAACTTTTATCTCTGTTTTTAATGTCGTTATTTTAAAAAAGCCTGATCCATTTGGTAAATTTTCACATTTAATAGCTCTAGTGCTTTGCCTGATAATGGTCATTTTAGCAAAAGTAATGTGGTGGGCTTAA